The region CCGGCAATCTAAAGAATTTTTCAACCCAGTTAGATTCTGTTTCTAATGTTGCTATTAAGTTGTTTGATGCGTAATTGTAAGGGAATTTCCACTCTTCCCATTTTAATCCAGCCGTTTGATTGAGAAGATGACGAATGGTTATTGATTTCTTTATGGAGTCGTGATTGAAAATATCAGCGTATTCGGGGAAGTATGTCCATACTGGAATATCTATTGACTTGATAAATCCTTTTTCGAGGCATACGCCTACGAGTATTGATGTTATGCTTTTAGTTACCGAACTTATTGGGTTTATCGAAGTTTTACTACTAAAGCCGTAGTAACGTTCGTGTATAATCCTCCCCTTGCTATTGAGGATTAGCAGGCTTGTAACTTTTCCGTAATCTCCTTCCCGTATCTCGTTGTCAATTTTATTTAGTAAATCGTAATTTAATGAGAATGTATTATTGGCTGAATAACAAAACGTTGTTAATCCAATTAAAACAGTTAAAGCAGAAATTTTTAAAACAGACATACTTGTATAGTTTTTAAATAAAATTACTGCAATTATTCTCGCTAAGCAATATTTATCAAACAATCTTTACTATTAAACCAATAAAATCTCATTTAGTTCAATTCCTCAGTTAATTCGGCTGAATGGAGCGGGTAATGCTATACATAAACGTTTATTAGGTCATCCCAGCGAGTTGTGTAGTTAGGGGAGAGTTTCTCGTGTTTGAGTTTCCATTTTTGTCCATCGCCTTGGGCTGCAACTCGTACAATATTCCTTCCGTAGCGGGCATTCAGAGTATCCATTGCAGCCATAGCCTGACGATGTTTGCTGCGATCAATCTCATCGAATAATGATGCTTGGATGGTGTCGGCCGAAGATATTCCACTTACAATTACGCCAACCTTTTTGTACTTATAGCCTTTTTTGTAGATACTTCGGAGAGCAATCAGTGCGTAGTGAACAATTTCTAGGCTACTGTTCGATGCTACAGGTAAGGTTACCGTTTGGCTCATGGAGTATTGTGGAAGATCGTTGCGGAAAAAGTTGGTGTGAACAAACACCATAACCATGGCTGCGCATGAATTCTGTTTCCGAAGTTTATGTGCGCAGCTGTGTGCAAATGTCGCAACGGCCTCTTGCAGGTAATCGATTTCGGTTTGCATTTCGGCAAACGATCGCGAAGTGCAGATTGCCTTTTTGGAAGGTGCTGAATGTTCTAAGTCAATGCATGGAATGCCAAGTAATTCCTTTTGAGTACGCAGGCCAACTACCGACATCTGCTTCCGAACCCATTCGGCTGGTAAACGTGAAAAATCGTAAGCAGTTCTTACTCCATATCGATTTAAAAATTTACTGTACTGGCGTCCAATTCCCCAAACCTCATCTATCTCGAAATTCTTAAGCGCAGCAATTCTCTCTTCTTCGTTCCTGATAAGGAAAACGCCTCCATGCTGAGGTTGCTTTTTGGCAAAATGATTAGCCACCTTGGCCAAGGTTTTTGTGTTGGCTATCCCCAAACTGATAGGTATTCCAGTGTTTTTTGTGGTTACTTGCCTTATTCTCTTTGAGTATTCAAGCAAATTGGAATGCGAAAAGCCTCGCAAATTAAGAAAAGCCTCATCAATTGAGTATATTTCTATCTGGGGGGTAAAGGTCGATAGCGTATTCATTACTCTGTGGCTCATATCCCCGTAAAGCGTGTAGTTCGATGAGAATACGGCCACATTGTATTTTTCTACATACTCTTTTATTTTGAAGGCAGGTTCGCCCATTTTAATCCCAATTGCTTTGGCCTCGTTGCTACGGGCAATAACGCAGCCATCGTTGTTCGATAGTACAACAATGGGCTTCCCAACAAGCGAAGGGGCGAAAACCCTCTCGCACGAAGCGTAAAAGTTGTTGCAATCGGCCAACGCGTACATTGCCTAAAGTTTATGGATTACGTAGGTAACAATGCCCCAAACCATAAAATCGTTCTCCTCCGTTACCTTAATCGGTTTAAAGTTGGGGTTGGCAGGCATAAGTAGCAACTCGTTCTTCGTTACCTTTAAGGTTTTTATGGTAAACTCTCCATCAATATAGCATACTGCTTTTTTACCATCTGTAGGCGATAACGATTTGTCTATAACAAGAATGTCTCCATCGTTAATTCCTGCATCGATCATAGAGTTTCCACGGACACGACCGTAAAAGGTAGAACTGGGGTTTTTAACGAGTTCCTTATTTAGATCCAGCGCAATATCTATATAATCTTGGGCGGGTGAGGGAAACCCTGCCTTTATGCCCTCGGTTAACGGAACAGATAGTTCCGAGTTTGTATCGGGTGCGAAAAAATCAATATTGTTGGCAGTCCTTATCAGTTTCATCCGTTTTGCTAATCTAACTTTTTGCCAAAGTTACGACGCTTTATTCAAGTCGAATGTTTATTGGTGGAAAAAACGAAACAGTTTTTTCAGGATGATCATAATATTGCAGTTGCTACTATACGTGCGATTCTTCCTCTATATTCACTTGTCCGGTTCCAGATAAAAAGGCTCTCGAATCTACCGATGTTGTTTCGGGTTGTGCCGGGTAGATTATAATGAAATCTTTTTCTTTGAGATTTTTTGAGGCTATACGGGGAATAATTTCTATTCTCGAGGAATGCGAAATAGAACCTTTTCGGGCTGATACTATTACAATAAGGTTGTTGATGGTTTTTGATGCTAACGAGTCGAACATTGAGTGCCAGTTAACCGCATTCTCGATGGAATGCTTGAACTTGATGCCAGTAGCTGCTATTGCATTGCTAAAACTTTCGGTTTGGTTCGACAATACGTTGAACTCGATTTTAGCATTGGTTTGCTTTGCTAGGTTATGAATGGTGGTTATCCAACCCTTAAAGTTGGGCTCAAACTCGGCTAATGGGGGAACTATCACTTCAATACTTTGTATGCTTTGGATTGGATTTTTGATGCTCACCACATAAACAGGTTGGCGCGAGTCGCGCAGTACGCCTTCGAGTATTGATCCAAAAAACCATTCCCGTGTGCTGTAATTTCCGTTCCATCCCATTACAATTTTTGAGGCCATAATCTCCTTGCTGGCCCGTACAATGCCCGACGAGATGTTAATATCCATTCTTACCACGAATTCTGTATAAATTTCGGTCATGGCTGAAAGGTCTTCAACGCTTTTCGCGAGTTTGCTGGATATTTCCTTCTCGTCTTTAACCACGTTTAGAATGTATATCGGACTTTTTTTGCCCTGAACCTTAATGTAGTTTGAGAATTCAATCAACGGCAAAATATTGGTGGGGTTGGAAACCGGAAGAATAATTCGTTCCATCCTTTCCGATTCGTACTGATGGGTTATTTCTTTTAAAACTATCTTTTTGGCGGCACGTTCTGTAACAATAGCACTCACTATACACGATACAAACACAACTATAACTGCAGCATTTAAAACGTTGATATCTATTATGCTCATTTTGTAGCCAATAAGTATAATTGCTATTGTGGCTGCAGCGT is a window of Tenuifilaceae bacterium CYCD DNA encoding:
- a CDS encoding SOS mutagenesis and repair protein UmuC, with protein sequence MYALADCNNFYASCERVFAPSLVGKPIVVLSNNDGCVIARSNEAKAIGIKMGEPAFKIKEYVEKYNVAVFSSNYTLYGDMSHRVMNTLSTFTPQIEIYSIDEAFLNLRGFSHSNLLEYSKRIRQVTTKNTGIPISLGIANTKTLAKVANHFAKKQPQHGGVFLIRNEEERIAALKNFEIDEVWGIGRQYSKFLNRYGVRTAYDFSRLPAEWVRKQMSVVGLRTQKELLGIPCIDLEHSAPSKKAICTSRSFAEMQTEIDYLQEAVATFAHSCAHKLRKQNSCAAMVMVFVHTNFFRNDLPQYSMSQTVTLPVASNSSLEIVHYALIALRSIYKKGYKYKKVGVIVSGISSADTIQASLFDEIDRSKHRQAMAAMDTLNARYGRNIVRVAAQGDGQKWKLKHEKLSPNYTTRWDDLINVYV
- a CDS encoding SOS-response transcriptional regulator UmuD-like protein, with amino-acid sequence MKLIRTANNIDFFAPDTNSELSVPLTEGIKAGFPSPAQDYIDIALDLNKELVKNPSSTFYGRVRGNSMIDAGINDGDILVIDKSLSPTDGKKAVCYIDGEFTIKTLKVTKNELLLMPANPNFKPIKVTEENDFMVWGIVTYVIHKL